A window of Phocoena phocoena chromosome 6, mPhoPho1.1, whole genome shotgun sequence contains these coding sequences:
- the HSPA5 gene encoding endoplasmic reticulum chaperone BiP, with protein MKPSLVAAVLLLMLGAARPEEEDKKEDVGTVVGIDLGTTYSCVGVFKNGRVEIIANDQGNRITPSYVAFTPEGERLIGDAAKNQLTSNPENTVFDAKRLIGRTWNDPSVQQDIKFLPFKVVEKKTKPYIQVDVGGGQTKTFAPEEISAMVLTKMKETAEAYLGKKVTHAVVTVPAYFNDAQRQATKDAGTIAGLNVMRIINEPTAAAIAYGLDKREGEKNILVFDLGGGTFDVSLLTIDNGVFEVVATNGDTHLGGEDFDQRVMEHFIKLYKKKTGKDVRKDNRAVQKLRREVEKAKRALSSQHQARIEIESFYEGEDFSETLTRAKFEELNMDLFRSTMKPVQKVLEDSDLKKSDIDEIVLVGGSTRIPKIQQLVKEFFNGKEPSRGINPDEAVAYGAAVQAGVLSGDQDTGDLVLLDVCPLTLGIETVGGVMTKLIPRNTVVPTKKSQIFSTASDNQPTVTIKVYEGERPLTKDNHLLGTFDLTGIPPAPRGVPQIEVTFEIDVNGILRVTAEDKGTGNKNKITITNDQNRLTPEEIERMVNDAEKFAEEDKKLKERIDTRNELESYAYSLKNQIGDKEKLGGKLSSEDKETMEKAVEEKIEWLESHQDADIEDFKAKKKELEEIVQPIISKLYGSAGPPPTGDEEPADKDEL; from the exons ATGAAGCCCTCCCTGGTGGCTGCGGTGCTGCTGCTGATGCTCGGCGCGGCGCGGCCGGAGGAGGAGGACAAGAAGGAGGACGTGGGCACGGTGGTCGGTATCGACCTGGGCACCACGTACTCCTG CGTCGGGGTGTTCAAGAACGGCCGCGTGGAGATCATCGCCAACGATCAGGGCAACCGCATCACGCCGTCTTATGTGGCCTTCACTCCAGAAGGGGAGCGTCTGATCGGCGATGCAGCCAAGAACCAGCTCACCTCCAATCCTGAGAACACGGTCTTCGACGCCAAGCGGCTCATCGGCCGTACATGGAACGACCCGTCTGTGCAGCAGGACATCAAGTTCTTACCTTTCAAG gtggttgaaaagaaaactaaaccatACATTCAAGTTGATGTTGGAGGTGGGCAAACAAAGACATTTGCTCCTGAAGAAATTTCTGCCATGGTTCTCACTAAAATGAAGGAAACTGCCGAGGCTTATTTGGGAAAGAAG GTTACTCATGCAGTTGTTACTGTACCAGCCTATTTCAATGATGCCCAACGCCAGGCAACCAAAGATGCTGGAACTATTGCTGGGTTGAATGTTATGAGGATCATCAATGAGCC TACAGCAGCTGCTATTGCTTACGGCCTGGataagagggaaggggagaagaacATCCTGGTGTTTGACTTGGGTGGTGGAACCTTTGATGTGTCTCTTCTCACCATTGATAATGGTGTCTTTGAAGTCGTGGCCACTAATGGAGATACTCATTTGGGCGGAGAAGACTTTGACCAGCGTGTCATGGAACACTTCATCAAGctctacaaaaagaaaactggcaaAGATGTTCGGAAAGACAACAGAGCTGTGCAGAAACTCCGGCGTGAGGTTGAAAAGGCCAAACGGGCCCTGTCTTCTCAACATCAAGCAAGAATTGAAATTGAGTCCTTCTATGAAGGAGAAGACTTCTCTGAGACCCTGACTCGGGCCAAATTTGAAGAGCTAAACATG GACCTGTTCCGTTCTACCATGAAGCCTGTCCAGAAAGTGCTGGAAGATTCTGATTTAAAGAAGTCTGATATTGATGAAATTGTTCTTGTTGGTGGCTCTACTAGAATCCCAAAGATTCAACAACTGGTTAAAGAGTTTTTTAATGGCAAGGAGCCATCCCGTGGCATAAACCCAGATGAGGCTGTAGCGTATGGTGCTGCTGTCCAGGCTGGTGTACTCTCTGGTGATCAAGATACAG GTGATCTGGTATTGCTTGATGTATGTCCCCTTACACTTGGTATTGAAACCGTGGGAGGTGTCATGACCAAACTGATTCCAAGGAACACTGTGGTGCCCACCAAGAAGTCTCAGATCTTTTCTACAGCCTCTGATAATCAGCCAACTGTTACCATCAAGGTCTATGAAG GTGAACGACCCCTGACGAAAGACAATCACCTTCTGGGAACTTTTGATCTGACTGGAATTCCTCCTGCTCCCCGTGGGGTTCCACAGATTGAAGTCACCTTTGAGATAGATGTGAATGGCATTCTTCGAGTGACAGCTGAAGACAAAGGTacaggcaacaaaaataaaatcacaattaCAAATGACCAAAATCGCCTGACACCTGAAGAAATTGAAAGGATGGTCAATGATGCTGAGAAGTTCGCTGAGGAAGACAAAAAGCTCAAGGAGCGCATTGACACCAGAAATGAGTTGGAAAGCTATGCCTACTCTCTAAAGAATCAGATTGGAGATAAAGAAAAGCTGGGAGGTAAACTTTCCTCTGAAGATAAGGAGACCATGGAAAAAGCCGTAGAAGAAAAGATTGAGTGGCTAGAAAGTCACCAAGATGCTGACATTGAAGATTTCAAAGCTAAAAAGAAGGAGCTGGAAGAAATTGTTCAGCCAATTATCAGCAAACTCTATGGAAGTGCAGGCCCTCCCCCAACTGGTGATGAGGAACCAGCAGACAAAGACGAGTTGTAG